The Nitrospira sp. genome includes a region encoding these proteins:
- a CDS encoding HEAT repeat domain-containing protein has translation MDSKTKGSPVDINPLSQPIGDEPVGGTTAEQVQTESFAVEPQTAGLDSAVLEEEQVKDEIDIQIDLLADSDWVVRREAVITLGEMGDERCVEPLARALRDGDWQVREVAIEAMGQVGSPAVETLLKLLRDWEVRKYAIAALGKIRDERVLDPLMLQLRNDEFKDDAIDALVALGAPSVEKLIPALRDKDENVRKCAVLALGRIKSAEAIDPLIQMLGDKDWFTRLTAAAALESIGDDRGREAIKPLLKDSDMVVKMRVERILAKWKKQPTSESTNA, from the coding sequence ATGGATTCTAAGACAAAAGGCTCCCCAGTAGACATTAATCCCCTTAGCCAGCCAATTGGTGATGAACCGGTTGGTGGGACTACTGCTGAGCAGGTACAAACGGAATCTTTCGCTGTTGAGCCGCAAACGGCTGGCTTAGACTCGGCTGTACTGGAAGAAGAGCAGGTCAAGGACGAGATCGATATCCAGATCGATCTATTGGCAGACTCTGACTGGGTGGTTCGCCGCGAGGCCGTGATCACCCTCGGAGAAATGGGGGACGAGCGGTGTGTTGAACCATTGGCGCGTGCCTTGCGGGATGGTGATTGGCAGGTCCGTGAAGTCGCTATTGAGGCGATGGGTCAGGTGGGATCGCCTGCGGTTGAGACGTTGCTCAAGCTCCTCCGTGACTGGGAGGTGCGCAAGTATGCCATAGCGGCACTCGGGAAGATACGTGACGAGCGCGTGCTGGATCCCCTGATGCTTCAGCTTCGGAACGATGAGTTTAAAGACGATGCGATCGATGCCTTAGTTGCGTTGGGTGCACCATCCGTCGAGAAGCTCATTCCTGCCCTTCGTGATAAGGATGAAAACGTTCGGAAATGCGCCGTGCTCGCATTGGGACGGATTAAAAGTGCCGAGGCCATTGATCCTCTCATCCAGATGCTTGGAGATAAGGACTGGTTTACACGCTTGACGGCGGCTGCGGCATTGGAGTCAATTGGCGATGATCGCGGGCGTGAGGCGATCAAGCCGTTGCTCAAAGACTCTGATATGGTCGTGAAAATGCGGGTCGAGCGGATTTTGGCGAAGTGGAAGAAGCAGCCGACCTCAGAGTCTACCAACGCGTGA
- a CDS encoding HEAT repeat domain-containing protein, with the protein MVIRFEQPDRGLLHTLPLHLTTVALAMVGLVVFLVGPAVVAAATGTPSPTESKAAALFKAGDYPEVTALYRSLPQDVIPSREFLRLALQSYLRLGRTDEALSIYSKLSQSGQSHDAVLLRPLALGVITSHVRDRKEHIRIAAYSALADLGLPETAAVLEDGLLDPSVVVRARAVEAIGKAGLAPRSGALRRALRDEMPTVRIAAMTALGGAQAADVRQQLIDVARTEDGPESIFASAALVMLGHSERLAEITSAATLPDAESRMAALGVLGRLKRPASLAVLAQAVYDPDPSVRAFAAGALGEFGSPDGAAPLTHAIGDEIAMIRGVAAASLGKLGIKDNRPLLLALTRDPDAHVRASAAEGLLRLDDASAIALAAELARHPDPSIRGAAAQAVSASRDEQALTILQSLLLDQQPLPRLMAAKALRKSNDGAVPILVQGLRDTDEAVRIAAANSLLQQLGKHPAPTRRR; encoded by the coding sequence ATGGTAATTCGGTTTGAGCAACCGGACCGCGGTCTGCTGCACACGCTTCCCCTTCATCTGACCACCGTCGCGCTTGCGATGGTTGGACTAGTTGTGTTTCTTGTTGGACCGGCTGTCGTTGCCGCAGCGACAGGGACACCTTCTCCAACCGAATCGAAAGCTGCCGCGCTCTTCAAGGCAGGTGATTACCCGGAAGTCACAGCGCTCTACCGAAGCCTTCCGCAAGACGTGATACCTTCCAGAGAATTCCTCCGCCTTGCCCTGCAGAGCTACCTCCGCCTTGGACGAACAGACGAGGCCCTCTCCATCTATTCCAAACTGTCCCAGTCTGGGCAATCTCACGATGCGGTGCTTCTTCGCCCATTGGCACTTGGAGTGATTACGAGCCACGTGCGAGATCGAAAGGAGCATATCCGCATAGCCGCTTACTCGGCCCTCGCAGACTTAGGGCTACCGGAAACTGCAGCCGTTCTAGAGGACGGATTGCTGGATCCCTCCGTCGTCGTACGAGCACGAGCCGTCGAAGCGATTGGGAAAGCCGGCCTTGCCCCGAGGTCCGGCGCCTTACGCCGCGCGTTGCGGGATGAGATGCCGACCGTCCGCATCGCCGCGATGACCGCGCTTGGAGGAGCACAAGCCGCCGACGTTCGACAACAATTGATTGACGTGGCTCGTACTGAAGATGGTCCCGAGTCCATTTTTGCTTCCGCAGCCTTGGTCATGTTGGGCCATTCAGAACGACTGGCTGAGATTACCAGTGCCGCAACGTTACCGGACGCGGAATCCAGGATGGCGGCATTGGGTGTCTTGGGGCGACTCAAACGCCCAGCAAGTCTCGCCGTCCTGGCACAAGCCGTCTACGATCCCGATCCATCAGTCCGCGCCTTTGCTGCCGGTGCGCTAGGAGAATTTGGTTCTCCCGATGGTGCGGCTCCGCTGACACATGCCATTGGAGACGAAATCGCAATGATTCGCGGCGTCGCAGCGGCAAGCCTTGGGAAACTCGGCATCAAGGATAACCGACCGCTGCTCTTGGCACTGACTCGCGATCCCGATGCCCATGTGCGTGCAAGTGCTGCAGAAGGATTGCTTCGCCTTGACGATGCCTCAGCCATCGCCCTGGCAGCTGAGCTAGCTCGACATCCCGATCCATCCATTCGAGGTGCAGCAGCCCAAGCTGTGAGTGCCTCACGGGATGAGCAGGCGCTCACAATATTGCAATCGCTGTTGTTAGACCAACAGCCACTCCCGCGGTTGATGGCTGCCAAGGCATTGCGAAAAAGCAACGACGGAGCCGTCCCTATTTTGGTACAAGGGTTACGCGATACGGATGAGGCAGTACGCATCGCGGCGGCGAACAGCCTTCTTCAGCAGTTAGGCAAGCACCCTGCACCAACCCGACGCCGCTAA
- the glgP gene encoding alpha-glucan family phosphorylase has protein sequence MFVDSTNSTKSALPQNLHRLPELARNLWWSWTLEARQLFETIDPTLWFLTNHNPVKLLADIQPDRLTRLAEDPSFLRQYSAVFRLFDEYLANKKSWTGTHHADLAKKTIAYFSAEFGLHASVPIYSGGLGILAGDHCKEASDLGLPFVGVGFMYPQGYFRQRITPEGWQEAAYAPFNRDESPIHLAQTPSGEPCRFTVDMGNRRVTAAVWKLLVGRITLFLIDTDVPENSPEDRALSARLYGGDQEMRICQEVLLGIGGVRMLRSLGISPTVWHANEGHSAFLTLERMRELVQKGSSHAEASEIVRQSTVFTTHTPVPAGHDVFPHHLMDRYFSGYWEQLGLSRDEFLRLGEAPESHGGFNMTALVMRLSAHVNGVSREHGRVTREMWQHFWPGLPIDQIPIRSVTNGIHAPTWISPELHHLYSKSLSPTWTQTCDDPAMWQRVMDVPDHELWAVRQAMKRKLMGFIRERARAGWMHGHLQPSQVLTRGTLMDPEALTIGFARRFATYKRATLLFRDLERLKALLQDRWRPVQLIFAGKAHPADEPGRYFIHEVLSFCHDHKLGGRVAFLEDYEMHMAKYLVQGVDIWLNTPRFPLEASGTSGMKAALNGVLNLSVLDGWWVEGYNGANGWGIQPLSQQADVQAQDHHDAEQLYRLLEQEVVPLFYQRDRDGIPRGWLQMVKECIRTTAPQFCTTRMLKDYVSLMYRAATVRMPATW, from the coding sequence GTGTTTGTGGATTCTACAAACTCGACGAAGAGTGCGCTCCCCCAGAACTTGCATCGTCTCCCCGAGCTGGCACGAAATCTCTGGTGGAGCTGGACGCTGGAAGCTCGCCAATTGTTTGAAACCATTGATCCAACTCTGTGGTTCCTGACAAACCATAATCCCGTTAAACTTCTCGCCGATATCCAGCCGGACCGGCTGACCCGCCTGGCTGAGGATCCCTCATTTCTTCGCCAATATTCAGCCGTTTTTCGCCTGTTCGATGAATACCTAGCCAATAAGAAAAGTTGGACCGGTACTCACCATGCCGACTTGGCAAAGAAGACCATCGCGTACTTTTCGGCCGAGTTTGGGCTGCACGCCTCCGTGCCGATTTATAGCGGCGGGTTAGGAATATTAGCCGGAGACCATTGTAAAGAAGCGAGTGATCTTGGGCTACCGTTCGTCGGCGTTGGATTCATGTACCCCCAAGGCTATTTCCGTCAGCGCATTACACCCGAGGGCTGGCAAGAAGCCGCCTACGCACCCTTTAACCGTGATGAGTCACCAATCCATTTGGCCCAGACTCCGTCCGGAGAACCCTGCCGGTTTACCGTCGACATGGGCAATCGGCGCGTGACCGCGGCAGTCTGGAAACTGCTGGTGGGCAGGATCACGCTGTTTCTCATCGATACAGACGTACCCGAGAACAGCCCTGAAGACCGCGCGCTCTCAGCCCGACTCTATGGCGGAGATCAAGAAATGCGGATCTGCCAGGAAGTTCTGTTGGGAATCGGGGGCGTGCGCATGTTGCGTTCGCTCGGGATCTCTCCGACCGTGTGGCATGCCAATGAGGGGCACTCGGCCTTCCTGACCTTGGAGCGGATGCGCGAGTTGGTGCAAAAGGGCTCATCCCACGCGGAAGCAAGTGAGATCGTTCGGCAAAGCACGGTGTTTACTACACACACCCCTGTCCCAGCTGGACACGACGTCTTCCCCCATCATTTGATGGACCGCTACTTTTCCGGGTACTGGGAGCAACTGGGTCTTTCGCGCGACGAATTTCTGCGCCTGGGTGAAGCTCCCGAATCGCACGGTGGATTCAACATGACGGCATTGGTCATGCGCCTCTCCGCCCATGTCAACGGCGTCAGTCGGGAGCATGGCCGCGTCACGCGCGAGATGTGGCAACACTTCTGGCCTGGATTGCCGATCGATCAAATCCCGATCCGAAGCGTCACAAACGGCATTCATGCACCGACCTGGATTTCACCGGAACTCCACCACCTCTACAGCAAATCACTCAGCCCGACCTGGACACAAACCTGCGACGACCCCGCCATGTGGCAACGGGTGATGGATGTTCCTGACCATGAACTGTGGGCGGTTCGCCAAGCGATGAAACGGAAGTTGATGGGATTTATCCGCGAGCGGGCCAGAGCCGGCTGGATGCATGGGCATCTCCAACCTTCGCAAGTGCTCACACGTGGAACCCTCATGGACCCTGAGGCGTTGACAATCGGATTCGCCCGCCGGTTCGCAACTTACAAACGCGCGACGCTGCTTTTCCGAGATCTCGAGCGGCTCAAAGCGCTGCTCCAAGACCGATGGCGTCCAGTCCAACTGATTTTCGCGGGCAAAGCCCACCCCGCCGATGAGCCAGGCCGGTACTTCATCCATGAAGTGCTGTCGTTCTGCCACGATCATAAGCTCGGCGGTCGCGTGGCATTCCTTGAAGATTACGAAATGCATATGGCAAAGTACCTCGTCCAAGGCGTCGACATTTGGCTGAATACTCCTCGCTTTCCTTTGGAAGCCAGCGGTACCAGCGGCATGAAAGCCGCCCTGAACGGGGTGCTGAACCTGAGCGTCTTAGATGGGTGGTGGGTTGAAGGGTACAACGGAGCTAATGGATGGGGCATCCAACCGCTGAGTCAGCAAGCGGATGTGCAGGCTCAAGATCATCACGATGCGGAACAGCTCTATCGCCTCTTGGAACAGGAAGTCGTCCCGCTGTTCTATCAACGCGATCGAGACGGTATTCCGCGCGGCTGGCTCCAAATGGTGAAAGAATGTATTCGCACCACCGCGCCTCAGTTCTGCACCACACGCATGTTGAAGGATTACGTCAGCCTCATGTACCGCGCCGCTACGGTGCGTATGCCCGCGACATGGTAA